A genomic stretch from Vanrija pseudolonga chromosome 6, complete sequence includes:
- the SNX3_1 gene encoding Sorting nexin-3, with amino-acid sequence MSHQQQGGPVQSSFAPQVPAHTPSPDATHSPFARVDSSQRITFSDMARLAGRPQTFDEMYAVPESFLEIEVRNPLTHGVGRKMYTDYELVCMTNIPAFKVQHSIVRRRYSDFEAFRDILERESTRVNIPPLPGKVFTNRFTDDVIEQRREGLQRFLEIVAGHPLLQTGSKVLCAFLQDPSWDKAQWI; translated from the exons ATGAgccaccagcagcagggcggAC CAGTTCAGTCCTCCTTTGCGCCCCAGGTCCCAGCCCACACACCATCTC ccgaTGCCACCCACTCGCCGTTTGCCcgcgtcgactcgtcgcAGCGCATCACCTTCTCCGACATGGCTCGCCTCGCTGGCCGTCCTCAGACA TTCGACGAGATGTACGCGGTGCCGGAGTCCTTCCTCGAGATCGAGGTGCGGAATCCCCTGACgcatg GCGTGGGAAGGAAGATGTACACGGATTACGAGCTTGTGTGCATG ACCAACATCCCCGCGTTCAAGGTCCAGCACTCGATTGTGCGCCGGCGATACTCTGACTTTGAGGCGTTCCGTGACATCCTCGAGAGGGAAAGCACGCGTGTCAACATCCCCCCTCTTCCCGGCAAG GTCTTCACGAACCGCTTCACCGACGACGTCAttgagcagcgccgcgagggcctgCAGCGTTTCCTCGAGATTGTCGCTGGCCACCCGCTGCTCCAGACTGGCAGCAAGGTGCTGTGTGCCTTCCTGCAGG ACCCGTCGTGGGACAAGGCTCAGTGGATCTAG
- the SNX3_1 gene encoding Sorting nexin-3: MSHQQQGGPVQSSFAPQVPAHTPSPDATHSPFARVDSSQRITFSDMARLAGRPQTSTHRSLQFDEMYAVPESFLEIEVRNPLTHGVGRKMYTDYELVCMTNIPAFKVQHSIVRRRYSDFEAFRDILERESTRVNIPPLPGKVFTNRFTDDVIEQRREGLQRFLEIVAGHPLLQTGSKVLCAFLQDPSWDKAQWI, translated from the exons ATGAgccaccagcagcagggcggAC CAGTTCAGTCCTCCTTTGCGCCCCAGGTCCCAGCCCACACACCATCTC ccgaTGCCACCCACTCGCCGTTTGCCcgcgtcgactcgtcgcAGCGCATCACCTTCTCCGACATGGCTCGCCTCGCTGGCCGTCCTCAGACA AGTACTCATCGTTCACTGCAGTTCGACGAGATGTACGCGGTGCCGGAGTCCTTCCTCGAGATCGAGGTGCGGAATCCCCTGACgcatg GCGTGGGAAGGAAGATGTACACGGATTACGAGCTTGTGTGCATG ACCAACATCCCCGCGTTCAAGGTCCAGCACTCGATTGTGCGCCGGCGATACTCTGACTTTGAGGCGTTCCGTGACATCCTCGAGAGGGAAAGCACGCGTGTCAACATCCCCCCTCTTCCCGGCAAG GTCTTCACGAACCGCTTCACCGACGACGTCAttgagcagcgccgcgagggcctgCAGCGTTTCCTCGAGATTGTCGCTGGCCACCCGCTGCTCCAGACTGGCAGCAAGGTGCTGTGTGCCTTCCTGCAGG ACCCGTCGTGGGACAAGGCTCAGTGGATCTAG